Proteins from a genomic interval of Pantoea deleyi:
- the bcsF gene encoding cellulose biosynthesis protein BcsF, with amino-acid sequence MNLMDWVQIALLAIAIVLILKPVWQRWLPRRWNGLLNRLLPARALKSEGHWQRQSSKTDANINEK; translated from the coding sequence ATGAACCTGATGGACTGGGTACAGATTGCCCTGCTGGCGATAGCGATCGTGCTGATTCTGAAGCCGGTGTGGCAGCGGTGGCTGCCGCGTCGCTGGAACGGCCTGCTGAATCGTCTGTTACCTGCACGTGCGCTGAAGTCTGAAGGGCACTGGCAGCGTCAATCTTCAAAAACGGATGCAAACATTAATGAAAAATGA
- a CDS encoding glycosyl hydrolase family 8, with amino-acid sequence MKRKPFWLGWICSVLLLACSAQAGASGWETFKSRFVTAEGRIIDTANNNVSHTEGQGYGMLLAVANDDRATFDRLWQWTRTQLRNPQTELFYWRYVPGSDDPVADKNNAADGDVLLAWALQRAARKWQDPAYQQASDRIQRAIIKLDVIRFGGHTVLMPGAQGFNKTSYVVLNPSYFLFQAWREFGEHSHLQVWDALINDGFDLLGKLSFGKTGLPLDWVALNADGSVAPAVGYSNRFSYDAIRVPLNIWWYDPHSLALVPFQRVWQGYSRMLTPAWFDVLANTPAPYHLEGGLLAVRDLTLNETGYLSDRLAPDQNYFSASLQLLTWQAFQEKR; translated from the coding sequence ATGAAACGTAAGCCATTCTGGCTGGGCTGGATTTGCTCTGTATTACTGCTGGCCTGCAGCGCACAGGCAGGTGCCAGCGGCTGGGAGACCTTTAAGAGCCGCTTTGTTACTGCGGAAGGGCGGATCATCGATACCGCCAATAACAACGTCAGCCATACCGAAGGGCAGGGCTACGGCATGCTGCTGGCGGTCGCGAATGACGACCGCGCCACCTTTGATCGGCTCTGGCAGTGGACACGCACCCAGCTGCGCAATCCGCAGACCGAGCTGTTCTACTGGCGCTATGTGCCCGGCAGTGACGATCCGGTTGCCGACAAAAATAACGCCGCAGACGGTGACGTGCTGCTGGCCTGGGCGCTGCAGCGTGCCGCCCGGAAATGGCAGGATCCGGCCTATCAACAGGCGTCTGACCGCATCCAGCGCGCTATCATCAAGCTGGATGTGATCCGCTTTGGCGGCCACACCGTGCTGATGCCGGGCGCGCAGGGCTTTAATAAGACCAGCTACGTGGTGCTGAACCCCTCCTATTTCCTGTTTCAGGCCTGGCGGGAGTTTGGCGAACACAGCCATCTTCAGGTCTGGGATGCGCTGATTAATGACGGCTTCGATCTGCTGGGTAAGCTGAGTTTTGGCAAAACCGGGCTGCCGCTGGACTGGGTGGCGCTGAATGCCGATGGCTCGGTGGCTCCGGCGGTCGGCTATTCGAACCGCTTCAGTTATGACGCGATTCGCGTGCCGCTGAACATCTGGTGGTACGATCCGCACAGTCTGGCCCTGGTGCCGTTCCAGCGAGTCTGGCAGGGTTACAGCCGGATGCTGACCCCCGCCTGGTTCGACGTGCTGGCCAATACTCCGGCGCCTTATCATCTGGAGGGCGGACTGCTGGCGGTTCGCGATCTGACCCTGAATGAGACCGGCTATCTCAGCGATCGGCTGGCGCCGGATCAGAACTACTTTTCGGCCAGTCTGCAGTTGCTGACCTGGCAGGCGTTTCAGGAGAAACGCTGA
- the bcsG gene encoding cellulose biosynthesis protein BcsG, whose protein sequence is MKNDQPAAGHASLLWSRWRGLGGWNFYFLVKFALLWYGYLNFHALSNLVFLAWLLFPLPSARLHRLRHWVSIPIGFGLFWHDTWLPGINSILSQGDQLAGFSADYLLDLADRFINWQMLGALFVLLVLYLFISPWIRLTVLVSLMLIWLNVLTIAGPAMSLLPTRAATPQVVLNQTPAATPAAAVPEGLDQSAAPTSASLTAWLSRFYESERKRVTHFPESLPADSQPFDILVINICSLAWSDMEAAQLRNHPLWQHFDIMLTNYNSATSYSGPAGIRLLRASCGQTSHSDLYKPADARCYLFDNLAKLGFKEQLMMDHTGVFGNYLKELRESGDIQAPLMSQAGIAPELTSFDSSPVFNDGQLMQRWLDDRNRSSDARSATFYNLIPLHDGTREPGSTKTAPWKPRAQLLFDQIDTFLTQLEKSGRRVMVLVVPEHGAALQGDKMQMSGLRDIPSPGITHVPVGIKFVGMKAPHQGQPLNIDAPTSLLAISELVSRVVDGQVFNAPNVNMSVLADKLPQTPVVSENDGAVVMMYQGKPWIRLNGGDWVPYPE, encoded by the coding sequence ATGAAAAATGATCAACCCGCTGCGGGTCACGCCTCTCTTCTGTGGTCCCGCTGGCGTGGGCTGGGCGGCTGGAATTTCTACTTTTTAGTCAAGTTTGCCCTGCTGTGGTACGGCTATCTCAATTTTCACGCCCTGAGCAACCTGGTGTTTCTCGCCTGGCTGCTTTTCCCGTTGCCGTCGGCACGTCTGCATCGCCTGCGCCACTGGGTGTCGATCCCGATCGGTTTCGGGCTGTTCTGGCATGACACCTGGCTGCCCGGCATCAACAGCATTCTCAGTCAGGGCGACCAGCTGGCGGGCTTCTCGGCGGATTATCTGCTCGACCTGGCCGACCGCTTTATCAACTGGCAGATGCTGGGGGCGCTGTTTGTGCTGCTGGTGCTCTACCTGTTTATCTCCCCCTGGATTCGCCTGACCGTGCTGGTGTCGCTGATGCTGATCTGGCTCAACGTGCTGACTATTGCCGGCCCGGCGATGTCGCTGCTGCCGACGCGCGCCGCCACGCCGCAGGTCGTCCTGAATCAGACGCCCGCCGCGACCCCGGCAGCGGCCGTGCCGGAGGGACTCGATCAGTCGGCCGCGCCCACCAGCGCCAGCCTGACCGCCTGGCTCAGCCGCTTTTATGAGAGTGAGCGCAAGCGCGTCACCCACTTCCCGGAGAGCCTGCCAGCGGATTCACAGCCGTTCGACATTCTGGTCATCAACATCTGTTCCCTCGCCTGGTCCGATATGGAGGCGGCCCAGCTGCGCAATCATCCGCTGTGGCAGCACTTTGACATCATGCTGACCAACTATAACTCGGCCACCAGCTACAGCGGCCCGGCGGGGATTCGCCTGCTGCGCGCCAGCTGCGGTCAGACCTCACACAGCGATCTCTACAAACCGGCCGATGCCCGCTGCTATCTGTTCGACAATCTGGCGAAGCTGGGCTTCAAAGAGCAGCTGATGATGGACCACACCGGCGTGTTCGGTAACTATCTCAAAGAGCTGCGGGAGTCGGGCGACATTCAGGCTCCGCTGATGTCACAGGCGGGCATTGCGCCGGAACTGACCTCCTTCGACAGCTCGCCGGTGTTCAACGACGGTCAGCTGATGCAGCGCTGGCTCGACGATCGTAACCGGAGCAGCGATGCGCGCAGCGCGACCTTCTACAACCTGATCCCGCTGCACGACGGCACCCGCGAACCCGGCAGCACCAAAACTGCCCCATGGAAGCCGCGGGCGCAGCTGCTGTTTGATCAGATCGATACCTTCCTCACTCAGCTGGAGAAGTCGGGCCGTCGGGTAATGGTGCTGGTCGTGCCGGAGCATGGCGCAGCCCTGCAGGGCGATAAGATGCAGATGTCCGGCCTGCGTGATATTCCCAGCCCCGGCATTACGCATGTGCCGGTGGGGATTAAGTTTGTCGGCATGAAGGCGCCTCATCAGGGCCAGCCGCTGAATATTGATGCCCCGACCAGCCTGCTGGCGATCTCAGAACTGGTGTCGCGTGTGGTGGATGGCCAGGTCTTTAATGCGCCGAATGTGAATATGTCGGTGCTGGCCGACAAGCTGCCTCAGACGCCGGTGGTGTCGGAGAACGACGGTGCGGTGGTGATGATGTATCAGGGTAAGCCGTGGATCCGGCTTAACGGCGGCGACTGGGTGCCCTATCCGGAGTAA